The Equus przewalskii isolate Varuska chromosome 8, EquPr2, whole genome shotgun sequence genome has a window encoding:
- the GPR20 gene encoding G-protein coupled receptor 20 gives MPSASTAGPLALAAPNATVAAAAWANSSAPEVPLFHLFALLDEELHAAFPGLWLALVAVHGVIFLAGLVLNGLALYVFCCRTRAKTPSVIYTINLVVTDLLVGLSLPTRFAVFYGTRGCLRCAFPHVFSYFLNMHCSILFLTCICVDRYLAIVQPDGSRRWRQPACARVVCALVWLAAGAVTLSVLGVTAGGRPCCHIFALTVLEFLLPLLVISVFTGRIVCALSRPGLLRQGRQRRVRAMQLLLTVLVIFLVCFTPFHARQVAVALWPDVPRQASLVVYHVAVTLSSLNSCMDPIVYCFVTSSFQATVRGLFRWRGAEGEPSIGHAVSMHKSSKASGQPRILSTGPGALTQALTNGPEA, from the coding sequence ATGCCCTCTGCGTCTACCGCGGGGCCCTTGGCCCTGGCGGCGCCCAATGCCACGGTGGCGGCAGCGGCGTGGGCCAACAGCAGCGCACCTGAGGTGCCCCTGTTCCACCTGTTCGCCCTGCTGGACGAGGAGCTGCACGCCGCCTTCCCAGGCCTGTGGCTGGCGCTGGTGGCGGTGCACGGCGTCATCTTCCTGGCGGGGCTGGTGCTCAACGGGCTGGCGCTGTACGTCTTCTGCTGCCGCACGCGGGCCAAGACACCATCGGTCATCTACACCATCAACCTGGTGGTGACCGACCTGCTCGTGGGGCTGTCGCTGCCCACGCGCTTTGCCGTCTTCTATGGCACACGCGGCTGCCTGCGCTGCGCCTTCCCGCACGTCTTCAGCTACTTCCTCAACATGCACTGCTCCATCCTCTTCCTCACCTGCATCTGCGTGGACCGCTACCTGGCCATTGTGCAGCCTGACGGCTCCCGCCGCTGGCGCCAGCCTGCCTGCGCCAGGGTCGTGTGCGCCCTGGTGTGGCTGGCCGCCGGCGCCGTGACCCTGTCCGTGCTGGGCGTGACAGCCGGGGGCCGGCCCTGCTGCCACATCTTCGCGCTGACCGTCCTGGAGTTCCTGCTGCCGCTGCTGGTCATCAGCGTGTTCACGGGCCGCATCGTGTGTGCGCTGTCACGGCCGGGCCTGCTGCGCCAGGGCCGCCAGCGCCGCGTGCGCGCCATGCAGCTGCTGCTCACCGTGCTGGTCATCTTCCTCGTCTGCTTCACGCCCTTCCACGCCCGCCAGGTGGCCGTGGCGCTGTGGCCCGACGTGCCACGCCAGGCCAGCCTTGTGGTCTACCACGTGGCCGTGACCCTCAGCAGCCTCAACAGCTGCATGGACCCCATCGTCTACTGTTTCGTCACCAGCAGCTTCCAGGCCACCGTCCGCGGCCTCTTCCGCTGGCGTGGTGCAGAGGGCGAGCCCAGCATCGGCCACGCGGTCAGCATGCACAAGAGCTCCAAGGCCTCAGGCCAGCCACGCATCCTCAGCACCGGCCCTGGCGCCCTCACGCAGGCCCTGACCAATGGGCCTGAGGCCTAG